A genomic stretch from Enterobacter oligotrophicus includes:
- the flgJ gene encoding flagellar assembly peptidoglycan hydrolase FlgJ, which produces MLTDSKLLTSAAWDAQSLNELKTKAGKDPAANLRPVARQVEGMFVQMMLKSMRETLPKDGMFSSDSTRLYTSMYDQQIAQQMTAGKGLGLADMIVKQTAAAQGIQPEDQPQQVPMKFDLETVTSYQNQALTQMVRKAIPKPAATNDEPLSGDSKDFLAQLSLPARLASEQSGVPHHLILAQAALESGWGQRQIRKENGEPSFNIFGVKATSSWKGPTTEITTTEYENGAAVKVKAKFRVYSSYLEALSDYVGLLSRNPRYTAVTQAATPEQGAQALQNAGYATDPNYARKLTSMIQQLKSMSEKVSKAYSTDIENLF; this is translated from the coding sequence ATGCTGACCGATAGCAAACTGCTGACCAGTGCCGCCTGGGATGCCCAGTCGCTTAACGAGCTGAAAACCAAAGCAGGCAAAGACCCGGCGGCGAATCTCCGCCCGGTCGCCCGCCAGGTGGAGGGGATGTTCGTGCAGATGATGCTGAAAAGCATGCGTGAAACCCTGCCGAAAGACGGGATGTTCAGCAGCGACTCGACGCGTCTCTACACCAGCATGTACGATCAGCAGATTGCGCAGCAGATGACAGCCGGTAAAGGCTTAGGTCTGGCTGACATGATTGTGAAACAGACCGCAGCCGCGCAGGGTATTCAGCCAGAGGATCAGCCACAACAGGTGCCGATGAAGTTCGACCTGGAAACGGTGACCAGTTATCAGAATCAGGCGCTGACGCAGATGGTACGCAAAGCGATACCGAAGCCGGCCGCGACCAACGATGAGCCGCTCTCCGGCGACAGCAAAGACTTCCTGGCACAGCTCTCTCTGCCTGCCCGTCTTGCCAGTGAGCAGAGCGGCGTACCGCATCACCTTATTCTGGCGCAAGCCGCGCTGGAATCTGGCTGGGGACAACGGCAAATCCGTAAAGAGAACGGTGAGCCGAGCTTTAATATCTTTGGCGTAAAAGCCACCTCCAGCTGGAAAGGGCCAACGACGGAGATCACCACCACCGAGTACGAAAACGGTGCAGCGGTGAAGGTCAAAGCGAAATTCCGCGTCTACAGCTCTTATCTTGAAGCGCTGTCGGATTATGTGGGCCTGTTGAGCCGCAATCCGCGTTATACCGCCGTCACGCAGGCGGCGACGCCAGAGCAGGGCGCTCAGGCATTGCAGAACGCAGGTTACGCCACCGATCCGAACTATGCGCGTAAGCTCACCAGCATGATTCAGCAACTGAAATCGATGAGTGAGAAAGTCAGCAAAGCCTATAGCACAGATATTGAAAATCTGTTCTGA
- the flgK gene encoding flagellar hook-associated protein FlgK yields MSSLINSAMSGLSAAQAALNTVSNNISSYNVAGYTRQNTILGAANSTLTGGGWVGNGVYVSGVQREYDAFITNQLRAAETQSSGLTTRYQQMSKIDDVLSDTTNSLSTTLQDFFKSLQTLVSNAEDPAARQTVLGKADGLVNQFKTNDQYLRDQDKQVNISITSSVDQINGYAKQIANLNDQISRLTGVGAGASPNELLDQRDQLVSQLNQIVGVEVTVQDSGTYNISFANGYSLVQGSTASQLAAVQSSADPSRTTIAYVDAASGNTEIPEKQITTGSLGGLLTFRSQDLDQARNTLNQMALAFADAMNTQHEAGFDANGQAGGKLFDFGSPAVLSNSKNTGGASLTATVSDSSAVQATNYKVEYNGTDWTVTRLSDKTSFTVTPDASGNLAFDGLNVNVSGTANQKDSFLVKPVNDVIVNMELTISDESKLAMASAADSGESDNTNGQKLLDLQNAKVVGNSKTFNDAYAALVSTVGSTTASLKTSSETQGNVVTQLTKQQQSISGVNLDEEYGNLQRYQQYYLANAQVLQTASTLFDALINIR; encoded by the coding sequence ATGTCCAGTTTGATTAACAGCGCCATGAGTGGCCTCAGTGCTGCACAGGCGGCACTCAATACCGTCAGTAATAATATTTCAAGCTATAACGTGGCAGGTTATACCCGCCAGAACACCATCCTTGGGGCGGCTAACAGTACGCTGACAGGCGGTGGCTGGGTTGGCAACGGGGTTTATGTTTCCGGTGTACAGCGTGAGTATGATGCTTTCATTACCAATCAGCTTCGTGCTGCAGAGACGCAAAGCAGCGGCCTGACGACGCGTTATCAGCAGATGTCAAAAATTGATGACGTCCTCTCTGATACCACCAACTCGCTCTCCACCACCCTGCAGGATTTCTTTAAAAGCCTGCAAACGCTGGTCAGCAACGCGGAAGATCCGGCTGCACGTCAGACGGTGCTGGGCAAGGCCGATGGGCTGGTCAATCAGTTCAAAACGAACGATCAGTATCTTCGTGACCAGGATAAGCAGGTGAATATTTCTATCACCAGCAGCGTTGATCAGATCAACGGGTATGCGAAGCAAATTGCGAACCTGAACGATCAGATTTCTCGTCTTACCGGTGTGGGAGCGGGGGCATCACCAAACGAACTGCTCGACCAGCGCGATCAGCTGGTCAGCCAGCTTAACCAGATTGTCGGTGTGGAAGTGACCGTGCAGGACAGCGGCACCTATAACATCTCCTTCGCGAATGGTTACTCTCTGGTGCAGGGCAGTACGGCAAGCCAGTTGGCTGCAGTGCAGTCCAGCGCTGACCCGTCACGCACCACAATTGCCTATGTTGATGCCGCGTCAGGCAACACTGAAATTCCTGAAAAGCAGATCACCACCGGCTCGCTGGGCGGGCTGCTGACGTTCCGCTCTCAGGATCTTGACCAGGCGCGCAATACCCTGAATCAGATGGCACTGGCTTTTGCTGATGCCATGAATACCCAGCATGAAGCCGGTTTCGATGCGAACGGTCAGGCGGGCGGAAAACTGTTCGACTTCGGTTCACCGGCAGTACTGAGCAACAGCAAAAACACCGGTGGCGCGTCGTTGACGGCAACGGTTTCTGATAGCTCTGCCGTGCAGGCAACTAACTATAAAGTCGAATATAACGGCACCGACTGGACGGTGACGCGCCTGTCAGACAAAACCAGCTTTACGGTGACACCGGATGCCAGCGGCAATCTGGCGTTTGATGGCCTGAATGTAAATGTCAGCGGTACAGCCAATCAGAAAGACAGTTTCCTCGTAAAACCAGTCAATGACGTCATCGTTAATATGGAACTGACTATTTCCGATGAATCAAAGCTGGCGATGGCTTCCGCCGCTGACAGCGGTGAGAGTGACAACACCAACGGGCAAAAACTGCTGGATCTGCAGAATGCCAAAGTGGTGGGTAACAGCAAAACCTTTAACGATGCTTACGCTGCACTGGTCAGTACCGTGGGCAGCACCACGGCATCGCTGAAAACCAGCAGTGAAACCCAGGGCAATGTGGTAACTCAGCTCACTAAGCAGCAGCAATCTATCTCCGGGGTTAACCTGGATGAAGAGTATGGCAACCTGCAACGTTATCAGCAGTATTACCTGGCGAATGCGCAGGTTCTTCAGACTGCCAGCACGCTCTTTGATGCGTTAATCAACATTCGCTAA
- the flgL gene encoding flagellar hook-associated protein FlgL, which yields MRISTQMMYEQSMRGVTNSQSLWLSYGEQMSTGKRVNRPSDDPIAASQAVVLSQAQTQNSQYALARTFATQKVSLEEDVLKQVTTAIISAQEKIVNAGNGTMSDDDRASLATNLQGIRDQLMNLANSTDGNGRYIFAGYKTEAASFDQTTGDYQGGTTPITQQVDSARSMQISHTGSEVFDSFTSNAKPEPDGSTPETNLFKILDTAIAALNTPIEGDQTKADEFTASMDKANRGLSNSLNNVLTVRADLGTKLDELSKLDSLGDDRALGQTQQMSNLVDVDWNSVISSYSMQQAALQASYKAFSDMQGMSLFQLNK from the coding sequence ATGCGTATTAGTACACAAATGATGTATGAGCAGAGCATGCGTGGGGTGACAAACTCCCAGAGTCTCTGGCTCAGCTATGGCGAACAGATGTCTACCGGCAAGCGAGTCAATCGCCCGTCTGATGACCCGATTGCTGCCTCTCAGGCCGTGGTTTTGTCTCAGGCGCAAACGCAGAACAGCCAGTATGCACTTGCCCGTACCTTTGCCACGCAGAAAGTCTCGCTGGAAGAGGATGTCCTTAAACAGGTCACCACAGCGATCATCAGTGCTCAGGAAAAGATCGTCAACGCGGGTAATGGCACGATGAGTGATGACGACCGTGCATCGCTGGCAACCAACCTGCAGGGCATCCGCGATCAGCTGATGAACCTGGCGAACAGCACCGACGGAAATGGACGCTATATTTTTGCCGGTTATAAAACGGAAGCCGCGTCTTTTGATCAGACTACGGGTGATTATCAGGGCGGTACGACGCCGATTACCCAGCAGGTGGATTCTGCACGTTCGATGCAAATCAGCCATACAGGCAGTGAAGTTTTCGACAGCTTTACCAGCAACGCGAAACCTGAGCCGGATGGCAGTACGCCGGAAACAAACCTGTTTAAGATCCTTGATACGGCAATTGCCGCGCTGAATACGCCGATAGAAGGCGATCAGACAAAAGCGGATGAGTTTACCGCCAGCATGGATAAAGCGAACCGTGGGCTGAGTAACTCACTCAATAACGTGCTTACCGTTCGTGCGGATCTGGGGACTAAGCTGGATGAGCTGAGCAAACTTGACTCTCTGGGCGATGATCGTGCGCTGGGGCAAACTCAGCAGATGAGCAACCTCGTGGATGTGGACTGGAACTCTGTGATTTCCTCTTATTCCATGCAGCAGGCAGCGTTGCAGGCCTCTTATAAAGCGTTCAGCGATATGCAGGGTATGTCTCTGTTCCAGCTGAACAAATAA